From Paraflavitalea devenefica, the proteins below share one genomic window:
- a CDS encoding transposase — protein sequence MVNSQNKVYLFVHIIWSVHNREPLLTKPIRAILFSQMQKRAGEKGIHVLAVNGVEDHVHTLLQLHPAQNLSQVVKSIRTDAMDWLNETKLISSPFQWEEPYAALSVNPSTLKQVSDFIGRQEEYHKTKTLESELEVFDKIQL from the coding sequence ATGGTAAATAGTCAGAACAAGGTTTATCTGTTTGTCCATATTATCTGGAGCGTGCACAACCGTGAGCCATTACTTACCAAACCCATCCGTGCCATCCTGTTTTCCCAGATGCAGAAGCGTGCGGGGGAGAAAGGGATCCATGTGCTGGCCGTGAACGGCGTGGAAGATCATGTCCATACCTTGTTGCAACTGCACCCGGCGCAAAACCTTTCGCAGGTGGTAAAAAGTATCCGCACGGATGCGATGGATTGGCTCAATGAAACGAAACTCATCAGCAGTCCGTTCCAATGGGAAGAGCCTTATGCGGCTTTATCGGTAAATCCCAGTACCCTTAAACAGGTGAGTGATTTTATCGGCCGGCAGGAGGAATACCATAAAACGAAGACGCTGGAGAGCGAATTGGAAGTGTTTGATAAGATACAACTATAA
- a CDS encoding pyridoxine 5'-phosphate synthase, giving the protein MTKLSVNINKFATLRNSRGGNNPDVVKAAVDAQLFGADGVTVHPRPDERHIRYQDVRDIKKIITTEFNIEGNCREQKFIDLVLEVKPHQVTLVPDAEGQLTSDHGWDTIKHADYLKETIQVFRSAGIRVSIFVDPVMEMVNGAAAIGTDRIELYTEGYAREFLVDKEKAIAPYKAAAIRANELGLGINAGHDLDLKNLAYFAQHIPGLLEVSIGHALISDALYLGYENTIQLYKRQLA; this is encoded by the coding sequence ATGACCAAGTTGAGTGTAAACATTAATAAGTTTGCCACACTGCGCAATAGCCGTGGCGGCAATAATCCGGATGTAGTAAAGGCAGCCGTAGATGCCCAGCTCTTTGGCGCTGATGGTGTAACCGTACATCCACGGCCCGATGAACGCCATATCCGTTACCAGGATGTGCGGGATATTAAGAAGATCATTACCACAGAGTTCAATATTGAAGGCAATTGCCGGGAGCAGAAATTCATTGACCTTGTATTGGAAGTAAAGCCCCACCAGGTAACCCTGGTGCCGGATGCGGAAGGTCAACTGACCTCTGATCATGGCTGGGATACTATAAAGCATGCCGACTACCTGAAAGAAACGATACAGGTATTCCGTTCAGCCGGCATCCGGGTATCCATTTTTGTAGACCCGGTGATGGAGATGGTGAACGGCGCTGCCGCCATCGGTACAGACCGTATTGAGCTGTATACAGAAGGGTATGCCCGTGAGTTCCTGGTGGATAAGGAAAAGGCCATTGCGCCCTATAAAGCAGCCGCCATACGCGCCAATGAACTGGGACTGGGTATCAATGCCGGCCATGACCTGGACCTGAAGAACCTCGCTTATTTCGCCCAACATATTCCCGGCCTGCTGGAAGTATCCATCGGCCATGCCCTCATCAGTGATGCCCTGTACCTGGGCTATGAGAATACGATACAGCTTTATAAACGGCAACTGGCTTAA
- a CDS encoding OmpA family protein codes for MKKISGMVLALILLHTLAFSQDEDHIQNPTFGVHFIFNDFKSAQAIRSTSLGAALRNKQFGKIKEMSPGLAINYIQGLTPSFDFSTTLSGSFLDYPFKDGTTSGKDNLLLEADASIRGKMFSNKYVVSPYFQVGIGGSKYKGYWGAFIPAGVGLQVNLFDEAFLLINSQYRIPVTETANYHFFHSIGLAGVIGKRKSTKPVLAPPPPPPPPPPADTDGDGIVDTEDACPQVKGIAQFNGCPDTDGDGVPDKDDKCPNEKGVVRYQGCPVPDTDGDGINDEEDKCPNEKGVARYQGCPVPDRDKDGVNDEEDKCPDLPGVVANNGCPEITAEVKKRIDVAARNIFFVTGSAKLLAKSNKSLDDVAKLMNEDANLKLDIEGHTDNTGKPASNQVLSEKRAQAVYDYLAKKGVSAERLKSAGFGQDQPVADNKTAKGRTANRRVELKLHYD; via the coding sequence ATGAAGAAAATCTCAGGCATGGTGCTGGCCTTAATACTTCTGCACACGCTTGCTTTTAGCCAGGATGAAGATCATATACAGAATCCTACTTTTGGCGTTCACTTTATTTTCAATGATTTTAAATCGGCTCAGGCTATCCGCTCCACTTCTTTGGGTGCTGCATTGCGCAACAAGCAATTCGGCAAGATCAAGGAAATGTCGCCCGGATTAGCTATCAATTACATTCAGGGGCTTACACCCAGTTTTGATTTTTCGACTACACTTAGCGGATCGTTCCTGGACTATCCTTTCAAAGATGGTACTACTTCCGGTAAGGACAACCTGCTGCTGGAGGCGGATGCTTCCATCAGGGGTAAGATGTTCAGCAACAAATATGTTGTATCTCCTTATTTCCAGGTTGGTATTGGCGGTTCCAAATACAAAGGTTACTGGGGCGCTTTTATACCAGCAGGTGTAGGTTTGCAGGTGAATCTTTTTGACGAAGCTTTCCTGCTCATTAACTCACAGTACCGTATCCCCGTAACCGAAACAGCCAATTACCATTTCTTTCACAGCATTGGCCTGGCTGGTGTGATCGGAAAGCGGAAATCAACCAAACCTGTGCTGGCGCCGCCACCGCCGCCGCCACCTCCTCCGCCGGCTGATACAGATGGCGATGGTATTGTGGACACTGAGGATGCCTGCCCGCAGGTAAAAGGTATTGCTCAGTTTAACGGATGCCCCGATACGGATGGTGATGGTGTGCCTGATAAGGACGACAAATGTCCCAATGAAAAAGGGGTAGTACGGTATCAGGGTTGCCCTGTTCCCGATACAGATGGCGACGGTATCAATGATGAAGAAGATAAATGCCCCAATGAAAAAGGAGTGGCCCGCTACCAGGGATGCCCTGTTCCGGACCGTGATAAAGACGGCGTGAACGATGAAGAAGATAAATGTCCCGATTTGCCGGGTGTAGTGGCCAATAACGGTTGCCCGGAAATTACTGCCGAAGTGAAAAAACGCATAGACGTAGCTGCCAGGAATATCTTCTTTGTTACCGGCAGTGCCAAACTGCTGGCCAAATCCAACAAGTCGCTGGATGATGTAGCTAAGCTGATGAATGAAGATGCCAACCTGAAACTGGATATTGAAGGGCATACGGATAATACCGGCAAACCGGCCAGTAACCAGGTGCTCAGTGAGAAGCGGGCACAGGCAGTGTACGACTACCTCGCTAAGAAAGGGGTAAGCGCCGAGCGCCTGAAATCAGCAGGTTTTGGCCAGGACCAACCTGTGGCAGATAATAAGACTGCCAAAGGTCGTACAGCGAACAGAAGGGTAGAGCTGAAGCTCCATTATGATTAG
- a CDS encoding DUF952 domain-containing protein, whose protein sequence is MAIIYHITTQTEWEAASRSGLYEAASLKEEGFIHCSQAGQIAGVLERYFQGKKDLVKLVIDTDKLTSRWIYEWSPSTADTFPHVYGPINAEAVTAAEKIQ, encoded by the coding sequence ATGGCAATCATTTATCACATCACCACACAGACCGAATGGGAGGCAGCCTCCCGGTCGGGCCTATATGAAGCTGCTTCCTTAAAAGAAGAAGGCTTTATTCACTGTTCGCAGGCAGGGCAGATAGCCGGTGTATTGGAACGGTATTTCCAGGGAAAGAAAGACCTGGTGAAACTGGTGATTGATACAGATAAGCTGACCAGCCGCTGGATCTATGAATGGTCGCCCTCTACGGCTGATACCTTTCCCCATGTATATGGGCCTATTAATGCGGAGGCAGTGACCGCTGCGGAGAAGATTCAGTAG
- the aroA gene encoding 3-phosphoshikimate 1-carboxyvinyltransferase, whose protein sequence is MIATIQPSGIQGVIQAPTSKSSMQRACAAALLTKGVTIIKNPGNSNDDRAALGVIRGLGAYVEQLADGSLKITSNGVNPDAGEVNCGESGLGIRMFTPLVALSNKPITINGEGSLLTRPMDFFDTVLPQLGVEIESNKGKLPLKVKGPLKPAAIEVDGSLSSQFLTGLLFAYAASGASDVALAVKDLKSKPYIDLTLQVMKHFGWDVENRNYSAFYFGEAVVDQAHQQPINYTVEGDWSGAAFLLVAGAIAGKITVKGLDVFSTQADKAILQALMSSEADLSVQPEQIEIGPGKLKAFHFNATECPDLFPPLVALAAYCEGKTVIEGATRLTHKESNRALTLQQEFGKMGIQIDLQDDLMIIHGGTGLKGAATHSHHDHRIAMACAVAGLKATGATTIEEAQAINKSYPDFYQHIQQLGAAVQLKESLQQI, encoded by the coding sequence ATGATTGCAACTATTCAGCCATCCGGTATACAAGGCGTTATCCAGGCGCCCACCTCCAAAAGCTCTATGCAAAGGGCCTGTGCTGCTGCCTTGCTCACAAAGGGTGTTACCATCATTAAGAATCCCGGTAACTCCAATGATGACCGCGCAGCCCTGGGTGTTATCCGCGGATTGGGCGCCTATGTAGAGCAATTAGCGGATGGTTCTTTAAAGATCACCAGCAATGGAGTAAATCCAGATGCCGGCGAGGTGAACTGTGGGGAAAGCGGTTTGGGCATCCGTATGTTCACACCCCTGGTGGCGCTGAGCAATAAACCCATTACCATTAATGGCGAAGGCAGCCTGCTGACCCGCCCGATGGATTTCTTTGATACAGTATTGCCGCAACTGGGAGTAGAGATAGAATCGAATAAAGGCAAACTGCCTTTGAAAGTAAAAGGCCCGTTGAAGCCTGCTGCGATTGAGGTAGACGGTTCATTAAGTTCGCAATTCCTTACAGGGTTGCTCTTCGCTTATGCAGCTTCCGGCGCCAGTGATGTAGCCCTCGCGGTAAAAGATCTGAAAAGCAAGCCCTATATAGACCTTACCCTCCAGGTGATGAAACATTTTGGATGGGATGTGGAGAACAGGAATTATTCGGCATTTTATTTCGGAGAGGCAGTGGTAGACCAGGCGCACCAGCAGCCCATCAACTATACGGTAGAAGGCGATTGGAGCGGCGCGGCTTTCTTACTGGTGGCCGGCGCTATTGCCGGTAAGATCACCGTAAAAGGATTGGATGTTTTCTCCACGCAGGCCGATAAAGCTATTCTGCAGGCATTAATGAGCAGTGAAGCTGATCTCTCTGTACAACCTGAACAAATTGAGATAGGGCCAGGTAAGTTAAAAGCGTTTCATTTTAACGCTACTGAATGCCCCGACCTGTTTCCTCCGCTCGTAGCCCTGGCTGCGTATTGCGAAGGCAAAACGGTGATAGAAGGGGCTACCCGCCTCACCCACAAGGAAAGTAACCGCGCACTTACCCTGCAACAGGAATTTGGTAAAATGGGTATACAGATAGACCTGCAGGACGACCTGATGATCATTCATGGCGGCACCGGGTTAAAGGGAGCTGCTACGCATTCCCACCACGATCACCGTATTGCCATGGCTTGTGCAGTGGCTGGTTTAAAAGCAACCGGCGCTACCACTATTGAAGAGGCCCAGGCCATCAATAAATCATACCCGGACTTTTATCAACATATTCAACAACTGGGCGCTGCAGTACAGCTTAAAGAATCACTTCAACAAATCTAA
- a CDS encoding L,D-transpeptidase family protein, which translates to MNKSTYAGMMGGCVSIGLLFLLACNMATVKPPETDIVEQPEKFEVRVSDNLKKTLAFIMDNKGRLNDTVLLANDSLVYSLYEKENFQSLWCAQENWSPLGDSLYAFIERSREYGLFPSDYHLRALTGIRTMIASDSIAHKNAALWSRADLMLTDAFFLAARHLKLGRLDKDSITMRNDSLLGPDFYTQVFHLMRHTSNVTAAFHDLEPKHARYDSLKAGLKFFLDSIQTFRRYTYVNYPNKDSATLYNALQRRFFEEDILPSATQPMDTAAWRQAFLRYQQAKGLKPTGKVNENTVNSLNNTDWEKFKRVAMNLDRYKMLPDTLPLTYIWVNIPAYNMQVMNMDTLIMESRVIVGLPKTRTPLLTSNVSNFIIYPQWTVPYSIIFKEMLPKIQKNVEYLNKENLMVVDKNDSIIDPYTIDWSKLSKRYFPYLLKQRQGDDNSLGVLKFNFANKYSVYLHDTNARWLFARSNRALSHGCVRVKEFLKLADFLVRADTVKYHPDTLRNWIARQEKHIVSGFHRVPIFIRYFSCEGKNGKLKIYDDIYAEDKILRERYFADKSIL; encoded by the coding sequence ATGAATAAAAGTACCTACGCGGGCATGATGGGTGGATGTGTGTCAATCGGCTTACTCTTTCTCCTGGCCTGTAATATGGCTACTGTAAAACCACCGGAAACAGATATTGTAGAGCAGCCGGAAAAGTTTGAGGTACGGGTAAGCGATAACCTCAAAAAGACACTTGCTTTCATCATGGATAATAAAGGACGGTTGAATGATACTGTTCTATTAGCCAATGATTCCCTCGTGTACAGCTTATATGAAAAAGAAAACTTTCAATCCCTGTGGTGCGCACAGGAAAACTGGTCGCCGCTGGGAGATTCCTTGTACGCGTTCATAGAACGTTCCAGGGAATATGGTTTATTCCCTTCCGATTATCACCTGCGTGCGCTGACGGGTATCCGTACCATGATTGCCAGTGACTCTATTGCCCACAAAAATGCTGCCTTATGGTCACGCGCTGATCTGATGCTCACAGACGCCTTCTTCCTGGCTGCCCGCCACCTGAAGCTGGGACGCCTGGATAAGGATAGCATCACCATGCGTAATGATTCTTTGCTGGGGCCTGACTTCTATACGCAGGTATTCCACCTCATGCGGCATACCAGCAATGTTACTGCTGCTTTTCATGACCTGGAGCCCAAACATGCCAGGTATGATTCTCTCAAGGCCGGGTTAAAGTTTTTCCTGGACTCTATCCAGACTTTCAGGCGATACACTTATGTAAACTATCCCAACAAAGATTCTGCTACGTTGTACAATGCCTTGCAACGGCGTTTCTTTGAAGAAGATATTCTTCCTTCTGCCACACAACCGATGGATACGGCTGCCTGGCGCCAGGCCTTTCTGAGATACCAGCAGGCGAAAGGATTAAAACCCACCGGAAAGGTCAATGAGAATACGGTCAATAGTCTGAATAATACCGACTGGGAAAAGTTCAAGCGCGTTGCCATGAACCTGGACCGTTATAAGATGTTACCCGATACATTGCCACTTACTTATATATGGGTAAACATACCTGCTTATAACATGCAGGTTATGAACATGGATACGCTGATCATGGAGTCGAGGGTCATTGTGGGACTGCCCAAAACAAGAACGCCGCTGCTTACGTCTAACGTATCTAACTTTATCATCTATCCGCAATGGACTGTGCCTTATAGCATCATCTTCAAGGAAATGCTGCCCAAGATCCAGAAGAATGTGGAATACCTCAATAAAGAGAACCTGATGGTAGTGGATAAAAATGATAGTATTATAGATCCCTATACCATTGATTGGAGTAAGCTCAGTAAAAGATATTTCCCTTACCTGTTAAAACAACGGCAGGGCGATGATAATTCACTGGGGGTGCTGAAGTTTAACTTTGCCAACAAATACAGTGTATACCTGCACGATACCAATGCCCGCTGGCTTTTTGCCCGGAGCAACCGGGCATTGAGCCATGGTTGTGTACGGGTGAAGGAATTTTTGAAGCTGGCCGATTTCCTGGTAAGGGCAGATACGGTTAAGTATCATCCCGACACCCTGCGGAACTGGATCGCACGCCAGGAGAAACATATTGTTTCGGGCTTTCACCGGGTACCCATCTTTATCCGTTATTTTTCCTGCGAAGGGAAGAACGGTAAACTGAAAATTTACGATGATATATATGCAGAAGATAAGATACTGAGGGAGCGGTACTTTGCCGATAAATCCATCCTATAA
- a CDS encoding chorismate synthase, whose protein sequence is MNSFGRIFRVTIFGESHGESVGVNIDGCPAGLPLTVEDFIPDIERRKGGMQKGTTPRKEDDIPIFKTGVFNNKTTGAPITILFDNKNTRSGDYEKQRAVPRPGHADFVAHQKFGGYEDFRGGGHFSGRLTVCLVAAGVIAKKLLATQQSEVKASILEIGGETDLDKGLQKAIDAKDTIGGIVECRANGLPIGLGEPFFDSVESVLSHAVLAIPAVRGIEFGTGFAAARMYGSEHNDAIEDNTGKTRTNHAGGVVGGISNSNELVFRIAIKPTSSTPKEQVTLNWETGEQETFSVKGRHDLCIALRVPVVLEAVTALVLADLYMLQQLIKRVL, encoded by the coding sequence ATGAACAGTTTTGGCAGAATATTCAGGGTTACCATCTTTGGCGAATCACATGGTGAAAGCGTAGGCGTTAATATTGATGGCTGTCCGGCAGGCCTGCCACTGACAGTAGAAGACTTCATACCTGATATTGAACGTCGCAAAGGGGGTATGCAAAAAGGCACTACGCCCCGTAAAGAGGACGATATTCCCATCTTTAAAACAGGTGTATTCAACAATAAAACAACCGGCGCACCCATCACTATTCTGTTTGATAACAAGAATACCCGTTCCGGCGATTATGAAAAACAACGGGCTGTACCACGTCCCGGGCATGCTGATTTTGTAGCTCATCAGAAGTTTGGCGGCTATGAAGATTTTCGCGGTGGCGGACATTTCAGCGGCCGGCTGACGGTTTGCCTGGTAGCCGCCGGTGTTATTGCCAAAAAACTCCTCGCTACCCAGCAAAGTGAAGTGAAAGCATCCATACTGGAAATTGGCGGAGAGACCGACCTGGACAAGGGATTGCAGAAAGCCATTGATGCCAAGGATACCATTGGGGGTATTGTTGAATGCCGGGCCAATGGACTACCCATCGGTTTGGGGGAACCTTTCTTTGATTCAGTAGAATCCGTATTAAGCCATGCTGTATTGGCTATTCCTGCCGTAAGAGGGATTGAATTCGGGACAGGATTTGCTGCTGCCCGTATGTATGGCAGTGAGCACAATGATGCCATTGAAGATAATACCGGTAAAACACGTACGAACCATGCCGGTGGAGTAGTAGGAGGCATCTCCAACAGCAATGAGCTGGTATTCCGTATTGCTATTAAACCTACTTCTTCCACACCCAAAGAACAGGTAACACTCAACTGGGAAACAGGTGAGCAGGAAACCTTTTCGGTAAAGGGGCGTCATGATCTTTGTATTGCGTTGCGTGTACCGGTGGTGCTGGAGGCGGTGACTGCCCTTGTACTGGCAGATCTGTATATGCTGCAGCAACTTATTAAACGCGTATTATAA
- a CDS encoding M15 family metallopeptidase yields the protein MLIFFHLHKLTAQEPGVKRYGVAVIDQLSTYRQQVQADSSKKMVELQSLMPQLQYDLRYATTNNFMHRKMYAANTRYTFLRAPAAHALAAVQQELNGRGYGLKIFDAYRPYSVTVSFWELVKDERYVANPSKGSGHNRGLAVDLTIIDLKTGKELDMGTGFDNFTDTAHHGFTQLPQAVLANRELLKTMMQKHGFALLETEWWHYYWPNNKNYEVLDIPFHKMKKEAY from the coding sequence ATGTTAATTTTTTTCCACCTTCATAAGCTTACAGCACAGGAACCGGGTGTAAAACGCTACGGTGTGGCAGTTATTGATCAGCTATCCACCTACAGGCAACAGGTACAGGCCGATTCGTCGAAAAAGATGGTTGAATTGCAGTCCCTCATGCCTCAGTTACAATACGATCTGCGCTACGCCACGACCAATAATTTCATGCACCGCAAGATGTATGCCGCTAATACCCGCTATACCTTCCTGCGGGCGCCTGCGGCCCATGCACTGGCGGCCGTACAGCAGGAATTAAATGGCCGGGGATACGGATTAAAGATATTTGATGCGTACCGCCCCTATTCTGTCACAGTAAGCTTCTGGGAGTTGGTAAAAGATGAGCGTTATGTAGCCAATCCATCCAAAGGATCGGGCCATAACCGGGGATTGGCCGTAGATCTTACGATTATTGACCTCAAAACAGGCAAAGAACTGGATATGGGTACCGGCTTTGACAATTTCACCGATACGGCCCACCATGGATTTACCCAATTACCCCAGGCAGTTCTGGCCAACAGGGAGTTATTAAAGACAATGATGCAAAAACATGGATTTGCCCTACTGGAAACGGAATGGTGGCATTATTATTGGCCCAACAATAAAAATTATGAGGTATTGGATATCCCATTCCATAAAATGAAGAAAGAAGCCTACTGA
- a CDS encoding chorismate mutase has protein sequence MQATDTNNMKELVQSKWNKRPLIISGPCSAETEAQVLETAQRLANTGKVDLLRAGIWKPRTRPGSFEGIGTKGLPWMQQAKRVTGLPVTVEVATGKQVEDALHFDVDVLWIGARTTVNPFSVQEVADALRGVDVPVLIKNPINPDLELWTGAVERVAKAGIKQIGLIHRGFSAYGNTEYRNAPMWHLAIEMKRRNPGLMMINDPSHICGRRDILMEVAQKAIDLDFDGLIIESHIDPDNAWSDAKQQITPEKLAEMLSEIVWRKEDSNSEEFHAALEKLRQQINHLDDELMQILGQRMKIAEKIGEYKKNNNITILQTNRWNEILERAFKKGDKLNLSKEFITKYFDAVHMESINHQNKIMNA, from the coding sequence ATGCAAGCAACCGACACCAACAACATGAAGGAACTTGTGCAAAGCAAGTGGAATAAACGTCCCCTGATCATATCAGGCCCCTGCAGTGCAGAAACAGAAGCGCAGGTATTGGAAACCGCTCAAAGACTGGCTAATACCGGTAAGGTAGACCTGCTGCGTGCAGGCATCTGGAAACCCCGTACAAGGCCTGGTAGCTTTGAAGGTATTGGCACCAAAGGTTTACCCTGGATGCAACAGGCAAAAAGAGTGACCGGCTTACCGGTTACCGTGGAAGTGGCTACCGGCAAACAGGTGGAAGATGCCTTGCATTTTGATGTGGACGTATTATGGATCGGCGCCCGCACTACGGTGAATCCTTTCAGCGTACAGGAAGTGGCCGATGCCCTGCGTGGTGTGGATGTGCCCGTGCTGATCAAAAACCCGATCAACCCCGACCTGGAATTGTGGACCGGTGCTGTGGAAAGGGTAGCTAAAGCAGGTATCAAACAAATAGGATTGATCCACCGTGGCTTCAGTGCTTACGGTAATACAGAATACCGCAATGCGCCCATGTGGCACCTGGCCATTGAAATGAAAAGGCGCAATCCCGGGTTAATGATGATCAATGACCCCTCTCATATCTGCGGCCGCCGTGACATCCTCATGGAAGTGGCCCAGAAAGCTATCGACCTCGACTTTGATGGCCTGATCATTGAAAGCCATATTGATCCCGATAATGCCTGGAGCGATGCCAAGCAGCAAATAACGCCGGAGAAGCTGGCCGAAATGCTGAGTGAGATCGTTTGGCGTAAAGAAGACAGTAACTCTGAAGAGTTTCATGCCGCCCTGGAGAAACTCCGTCAGCAGATCAATCACCTCGATGATGAGCTGATGCAGATACTGGGACAGCGGATGAAGATTGCAGAGAAGATCGGTGAATACAAGAAGAACAACAATATTACCATCCTGCAAACCAACCGCTGGAATGAGATCCTGGAAAGGGCTTTCAAAAAAGGCGATAAGCTGAATCTTTCCAAAGAATTCATTACAAAGTATTTTGACGCTGTGCACATGGAAAGTATCAACCACCAGAATAAGATCATGAACGCTTAG
- a CDS encoding septal ring lytic transglycosylase RlpA family protein produces MIKCILYAVLLTGAPVLAAGQEKKDSIALNKKRNVARIQYGIASYYHNKFEGRKTANGEIFTQKGMTAASNTHPLNCWVRVTNSRNKKSVIVRITDRMHPKNTRLIDLSRTAAAKLGYTGRGLTRVKVEYLGRQKPAIASEEEGNK; encoded by the coding sequence ATGATAAAATGTATACTGTATGCTGTACTGCTTACCGGGGCGCCGGTACTGGCAGCAGGGCAGGAAAAGAAAGACAGTATTGCCCTTAACAAAAAGAGGAACGTTGCCAGGATCCAGTATGGCATCGCCAGCTATTACCACAATAAGTTTGAAGGCCGTAAAACAGCTAACGGAGAGATATTCACCCAGAAAGGTATGACGGCTGCCAGTAATACACACCCGCTCAATTGCTGGGTAAGGGTAACCAATAGCCGTAATAAGAAAAGTGTGATCGTACGTATTACAGACCGTATGCATCCCAAAAATACCCGGTTAATTGATCTGAGTCGTACGGCGGCGGCCAAACTCGGCTATACCGGACGTGGGCTAACGAGGGTGAAGGTGGAATACCTGGGCCGGCAAAAGCCCGCCATAGCAAGCGAAGAGGAAGGTAATAAATAA
- the aroB gene encoding 3-dehydroquinate synthase — MQKKTYQFTAKKVDYYFDADFSYLAKLIDKEHTVLVTDENIFRAHGKKFKGWQTIVLKPGEVHKVQATANYVIEKLIAYGADRKTVLIGIGGGVITDLTGYVASVYMRGLRTGFVPTTILAMVDASIGGKNGIDVGVYKNLVGTIRQPDFLLYDYSFLKSLPDHEWINGFAEIIKHSCIKDAVLFRELEKNKLKFYQKDKAALGKLIRRNAVIKSTVVEKDEFEQGERRLLNFGHTLGHAIENMYALSHGQAISIGMVAACSISAQLVKFKDSEKVIKVLAQYGLPVHTDFDRTKAFDILKMDKKRERKDMNYVLLEKIGKGVVKSIPLVQLETIISHI; from the coding sequence ATGCAAAAGAAAACGTATCAGTTCACAGCAAAGAAAGTAGATTATTATTTCGACGCTGACTTTTCTTATCTCGCTAAGCTCATTGATAAGGAGCATACGGTATTGGTGACGGATGAGAACATCTTCCGGGCGCATGGCAAAAAGTTCAAAGGCTGGCAAACCATTGTACTGAAACCCGGAGAGGTACATAAAGTACAGGCTACTGCCAACTATGTGATAGAAAAACTGATTGCGTATGGCGCTGACCGTAAAACTGTATTGATCGGTATTGGCGGTGGTGTGATTACCGATCTTACCGGTTATGTAGCTTCTGTATACATGCGTGGCCTGCGTACCGGCTTTGTGCCTACCACCATCCTGGCGATGGTAGATGCTTCTATCGGCGGCAAGAATGGTATTGATGTAGGTGTCTATAAGAACCTCGTAGGTACCATCCGGCAGCCTGATTTCCTGTTATACGATTATAGCTTTTTAAAGTCCCTGCCCGATCATGAATGGATCAACGGCTTTGCCGAGATCATCAAGCATAGCTGTATTAAAGATGCTGTTTTGTTCAGGGAACTGGAAAAGAACAAGCTGAAGTTTTACCAGAAGGATAAAGCCGCCCTGGGTAAGCTCATCCGCCGCAATGCAGTGATCAAATCAACTGTTGTGGAAAAGGATGAATTTGAACAGGGGGAACGCCGCCTGCTGAACTTTGGTCATACACTGGGGCATGCTATTGAGAACATGTATGCGTTGTCGCACGGACAGGCCATCTCTATCGGTATGGTAGCCGCCTGCAGCATCTCAGCACAGTTGGTGAAATTCAAAGACAGTGAAAAGGTGATCAAAGTGCTGGCGCAATACGGCTTGCCTGTTCATACGGATTTCGACAGGACGAAAGCGTTCGACATATTGAAGATGGATAAGAAGCGGGAGCGAAAAGACATGAACTACGTGCTGCTGGAAAAGATAGGCAAGGGGGTCGTGAAGTCTATCCCGCTGGTACAGTTAGAGACTATTATTTCACACATCTAA